In a single window of the Paraclostridium sordellii genome:
- a CDS encoding C40 family peptidase, which yields MRAHIIEKQALEVNRLKKIIKTIAVSQLSFLLLAIFAVGVMVTIFIGDASSKSNDDWISGSLNGVPQEFIPYFNEASSIYNIPNYILAGVAKQESNFDPNCSYGGAFGIMQVQKYDAGSGKDLWAYLINGGLGEVYKNAGYSFSSSEDMWNQFLKDPRAQIIGGAYEIRYYANYVLWKQKKVEKLDYNNNENMKLITWDESDKDTVRRVFACYNGGPGYGMSVDLDNAQFDYPNKVFQYAMEYKGNGLENGNGSYPGGNAIIEKAIATGQTIVGKSPYVWGGGRTQADIDARRFDCSSFVHWCYASAGVVLGDYRVVVTDSLVKEGKAVSPKDMKRGDVIFFNTYKYNGHVGIYLGNGKFIHDGSTGGVQISELGNPYWSKVFNGNVRRIVE from the coding sequence TTGAGAGCACATATTATAGAAAAACAAGCCTTAGAAGTTAATAGATTAAAGAAAATAATAAAAACGATAGCTGTTAGTCAGCTATCGTTTTTATTATTGGCTATTTTTGCAGTTGGTGTAATGGTAACTATTTTTATTGGTGATGCATCTAGTAAATCTAATGATGATTGGATTTCAGGAAGTTTAAATGGAGTACCACAAGAATTTATTCCATACTTTAATGAAGCATCTAGTATATATAATATTCCTAATTACATATTAGCAGGGGTAGCTAAACAAGAAAGTAACTTCGATCCAAACTGTTCATATGGCGGTGCATTTGGTATTATGCAAGTTCAAAAGTATGACGCTGGAAGTGGAAAAGATTTGTGGGCATATCTAATTAATGGTGGATTAGGAGAAGTGTATAAAAATGCTGGATATTCTTTTAGTTCTAGTGAAGATATGTGGAATCAGTTTCTAAAAGATCCTAGAGCACAAATAATAGGTGGAGCTTATGAAATAAGATACTATGCAAATTATGTTTTGTGGAAACAAAAGAAAGTTGAAAAATTAGATTACAACAATAATGAAAATATGAAACTCATAACTTGGGATGAATCAGATAAAGATACAGTTAGAAGAGTTTTTGCATGCTATAATGGCGGACCTGGTTATGGAATGAGTGTAGATTTAGATAATGCACAATTTGATTATCCTAATAAAGTATTTCAATATGCAATGGAATATAAAGGAAATGGCCTTGAAAATGGAAATGGAAGTTATCCAGGTGGAAATGCAATAATTGAAAAAGCAATTGCTACTGGGCAAACGATAGTTGGAAAATCTCCTTACGTTTGGGGGGGAGGTAGAACACAAGCCGATATAGATGCACGACGTTTCGATTGCAGCTCATTTGTTCATTGGTGTTATGCATCCGCAGGAGTTGTTTTAGGTGATTATAGAGTTGTTGTAACTGATAGTTTAGTAAAAGAAGGTAAAGCAGTTTCACCAAAAGATATGAAACGAGGGGATGTGATTTTCTTCAATACATATAAATATAATGGTCATGTTGGGATATATCTTGGTAATGGAAAATTCATTCATGATGGATCAACTGGCGGAGTACAAATAAGTGAATTAGGTAATCCTTATTGGAGTAAAGTTTTTAATGGAAATGTACGAAGAATTGTAGAATAA
- a CDS encoding single-stranded DNA-binding protein has product MNSVCLTGRLTKEPNLKYLPNNGYAVCEFDVAVNTYKSKKTDYFTIQCWKNLAEITSSNLDKGRKVSIQGFLKNNHWKDENGKLHKDNLVVATRIEYLDFPNDKTKENLEFQPMNMDLVDGELPF; this is encoded by the coding sequence ATGAACTCGGTTTGTTTAACTGGAAGATTAACTAAAGAACCTAATTTAAAATATTTACCTAACAATGGTTATGCAGTTTGTGAATTTGATGTAGCAGTAAATACATATAAATCTAAAAAAACAGATTACTTTACTATTCAATGTTGGAAGAATTTAGCGGAGATAACTTCTTCTAATTTAGATAAAGGTCGTAAAGTTTCTATACAAGGTTTCTTAAAAAATAATCATTGGAAAGATGAAAATGGTAAACTTCATAAAGATAATTTAGTAGTTGCAACTAGGATTGAATATTTAGATTTTCCCAACGATAAAACAAAAGAAAATTTAGAATTTCAACCTATGAATATGGATTTAGTAGATGGCGAATTGCCATTTTAA
- a CDS encoding coiled-coil domain-containing protein: MKDKLIKLNEFLTDKFAFLNKKLKSKNSFIYYIVVISTVVLYTFFFNSNTVFSNKGGADYTTPLFEAKQVNNCKVELRSRKYDEKKHLVEFYVYSSDATDLSNPTLDFDLKEINNPMENIKLNIRRLDKNNYVVRANVPKKISVLSLGVATFNPLDASVEGGKDKEKSSNNELKNSVKFYSEYDDLEKVNDLKEKTSNQYLAEGATYEIRSLNKKIEENKKTIDEKNTLIDKYKENINRLYEDKNYQTETEKQDTDTKIKSIENIIKNEKDNINKLVKDNGELQQKSKKLSQKIRELSRK, encoded by the coding sequence ATGAAAGATAAGTTAATAAAATTAAATGAATTTTTAACTGATAAATTTGCATTTTTAAATAAAAAATTAAAATCTAAAAATTCATTTATATATTATATAGTAGTAATTTCTACAGTTGTTTTATATACATTTTTCTTTAACTCAAACACAGTTTTTTCAAATAAAGGTGGAGCAGACTATACAACTCCTTTATTTGAAGCAAAACAAGTTAATAACTGTAAAGTTGAACTTAGAAGTAGAAAATATGATGAGAAAAAACATCTAGTTGAGTTTTATGTTTATTCATCTGATGCTACTGATCTATCAAATCCAACATTAGATTTTGATTTAAAAGAAATAAATAATCCTATGGAAAATATTAAGCTTAATATACGAAGATTAGATAAAAATAATTATGTTGTTAGAGCAAATGTCCCTAAAAAAATATCAGTATTATCTTTAGGAGTTGCTACCTTTAATCCACTTGATGCAAGTGTAGAAGGTGGAAAAGACAAAGAAAAATCATCAAATAATGAGTTGAAAAATTCAGTTAAGTTCTATTCAGAGTATGATGATTTAGAAAAAGTAAATGACTTAAAAGAGAAAACATCTAACCAGTATTTAGCCGAAGGTGCTACTTATGAAATTAGAAGTTTGAATAAAAAAATAGAAGAAAACAAGAAAACAATAGATGAAAAAAATACACTAATTGATAAGTATAAAGAGAATATAAATCGTTTATATGAAGATAAAAACTATCAAACTGAAACTGAAAAACAGGACACAGATACTAAGATTAAGAGTATCGAAAATATTATAAAAAATGAAAAAGATAATATAAATAAATTAGTAAAAGATAACGGAGAGTTACAACAAAAATCTAAAAAACTAAGCCAAAAAATTAGAGAACTTTCAAGAAAATAG
- a CDS encoding ribbon-helix-helix domain-containing protein, which yields METQELKIRDLPKDVVKKIDRLAKKNNMKRSEFCKKALDNLIEYDLVSSYEYLFEELIKKNTYVLDLNTKVLRTFCDENIIDLDKFILE from the coding sequence ATGGAAACACAAGAACTGAAAATTAGAGATTTACCAAAAGATGTTGTAAAAAAAATAGATAGACTTGCTAAAAAAAATAATATGAAAAGGTCAGAGTTTTGCAAAAAAGCATTAGATAATTTAATTGAGTATGACCTTGTTTCAAGTTATGAGTATTTATTTGAAGAGTTAATAAAAAAGAATACATATGTACTAGATTTAAATACAAAAGTTCTTAGAACTTTTTGTGATGAAAATATAATTGATTTAGATAAATTTATTTTAGAATAG
- the mobP2 gene encoding MobP2 family relaxase: protein MLKKKTRPAVVFKSKFIVHTDKKFKSYIDYINRDDAIRNGAYQQYSLYNEYMGNPEKTTGIFTNDSNCLTQSEKDLVKEKFSLAQEKKSIMWQEVYSFDNEWLKKQGLYDPKTKFLDEDKIKNAIRKSIEFSLEKSGMKETALWSGAIHYNTDNIHIHVAICEPNPTKKRGKRTQKTLDTMKSKFINHLLDFDEEYKEINKVLRENLVKSSKDFDISKDATMKKLMNEVVNNLPHDSRHWHYNYNTMNDAKVPLNKLIKYYIDTYKKDEYMDLINKLDKQEKELEEVYGVGKRKKFKDYKQNKIDELYTRMGNAFLSDLKVQLKQEKRNQLKKQRLSNDNFYKKQNQIYMTKKTLYHIKRSLGDEFDNVKNQSYYQSLQNEIEYNR, encoded by the coding sequence ATGTTAAAGAAAAAAACTAGACCTGCAGTTGTTTTTAAATCAAAGTTCATAGTACATACAGATAAAAAATTCAAATCATATATTGATTATATTAATAGAGATGATGCAATTAGAAATGGAGCTTACCAACAATATTCATTATATAATGAATACATGGGGAATCCAGAAAAGACAACTGGAATTTTTACAAATGATAGCAACTGTCTTACTCAATCCGAAAAAGATTTAGTTAAGGAAAAGTTCTCTTTAGCACAAGAAAAGAAAAGTATAATGTGGCAAGAAGTATATAGTTTTGATAATGAATGGCTTAAAAAACAAGGGCTATATGATCCTAAAACAAAGTTTTTAGATGAAGATAAAATTAAAAATGCAATAAGAAAGTCAATAGAGTTTTCACTAGAAAAAAGTGGAATGAAAGAAACTGCATTATGGAGCGGAGCTATTCATTACAATACTGATAATATACATATTCATGTTGCCATTTGTGAACCTAACCCAACTAAAAAAAGAGGTAAGAGGACTCAAAAAACGCTTGATACTATGAAAAGTAAATTTATAAATCATTTACTAGATTTTGATGAAGAGTACAAGGAAATAAATAAAGTTTTAAGAGAAAATTTAGTTAAATCAAGTAAGGACTTTGATATTTCTAAAGATGCTACAATGAAAAAATTAATGAATGAAGTTGTAAATAATTTACCTCACGATAGTAGGCATTGGCATTATAATTATAACACTATGAATGATGCTAAAGTTCCTCTTAATAAGCTAATAAAATACTATATAGATACATATAAAAAGGATGAATATATGGATTTAATTAACAAGTTAGATAAGCAAGAAAAGGAACTTGAAGAGGTATATGGAGTAGGTAAAAGAAAGAAGTTTAAAGACTATAAGCAAAATAAAATAGATGAATTATATACTAGAATGGGGAATGCCTTTTTATCTGATTTAAAGGTTCAATTGAAACAGGAAAAGAGAAATCAATTAAAAAAACAAAGATTATCTAATGATAATTTCTATAAAAAGCAAAATCAAATTTATATGACTAAAAAGACTTTATACCATATAAAAAGGTCTTTAGGTGATGAATTTGATAATGTAAAAAACCAATCATATTATCAATCTTTACAAAATGAGATTGAATATAATAGATAA
- a CDS encoding LPD25 domain-containing protein, translating to MKINTELIKKTLNDYKKDILDICTSDNITIDTLSTKIESIKDNVNTFSTLSLFIDDPTFVKETTALSLISERLIENQFDFFENKDFKSSLSDSLCNMGIDLNTDPTPSNDNLNNYIVDNDINKEIQNTVDNNSNPVESEINLNNKNEVKDKKELSKSLNDLTPKEKVDLLVETANDTISSYFQSPEDMKKYLDFMSKFYKYSPRNIALIENQFMVAKAVGSFKFWKDNGFTVNKGEKGIKILVPTKVKYIILDDENIKQLKYATKEEKEKVKKGILQTIEKQYYKTGYVFEISQTNATEKDLPKLFPNKWLDGEVKDYDKMYKAMEKIADTIGVKIIEPIEEMGVAKGYSLPETKEVALNPRNSQLQNVKTLLHELAHAKLHNIETRNNYSKQEREYQAEMIAYTTCSYFDIDTSDYSFDYIYNWTKNMDFDESIKIIEEVKKTSTEYIQIIEDYLNDEPSMDMSSNDDEKEKEKNITENIDINEVENHKSKDNLLLNIDNIYVKFTSSKSNTIEKDDIYDFDTANELVRVLNEKYSYLKTPMQTNFELHIDENCSNPFYSGSIELGNENEYDLKSNLDRITNKDTIYVKFLWSENINIQENSIFEFNKANELLEILTKLHLAEKIPGYDKTKFELHFNKECTDKFYTGRFDIGDGEYNNLKEYLYDNSCNSTKEILSERLGIKDKKKNQSINKDIDMDFEL from the coding sequence ATGAAGATAAATACTGAATTAATTAAAAAGACTTTAAATGATTATAAAAAGGATATTTTAGATATTTGTACTTCTGATAATATAACTATTGATACTCTTTCTACTAAAATAGAAAGTATAAAAGATAATGTAAATACATTTTCTACATTAAGTTTATTTATAGATGATCCTACATTTGTAAAAGAAACTACGGCATTAAGTTTAATTAGTGAACGACTTATAGAGAATCAATTCGACTTCTTTGAAAACAAAGATTTCAAATCAAGTTTAAGCGACTCTTTATGTAATATGGGAATAGATTTAAATACAGATCCTACTCCCAGTAACGACAATTTAAATAATTATATCGTTGATAATGATATTAATAAAGAAATTCAAAATACAGTTGATAATAATTCAAATCCTGTTGAAAGTGAAATAAATTTAAATAATAAAAATGAAGTAAAAGATAAAAAAGAACTCTCTAAATCATTAAATGATTTAACTCCAAAAGAGAAAGTTGACCTATTGGTTGAAACTGCAAATGATACAATTTCTTCATACTTTCAAAGTCCCGAAGATATGAAAAAATACTTGGATTTTATGTCTAAATTCTACAAATACTCTCCTAGAAATATTGCATTAATAGAAAATCAATTTATGGTAGCTAAAGCCGTAGGCTCTTTTAAATTTTGGAAGGATAATGGATTTACTGTGAATAAAGGAGAAAAAGGTATTAAAATTTTAGTCCCTACCAAAGTAAAATATATCATATTAGATGATGAAAATATAAAACAACTAAAATATGCTACAAAAGAAGAAAAAGAGAAGGTTAAAAAAGGAATATTGCAAACTATAGAAAAGCAATATTACAAAACGGGATATGTATTTGAAATCTCTCAAACTAATGCTACTGAAAAAGATTTACCGAAACTTTTCCCTAATAAATGGTTAGATGGAGAAGTTAAAGACTATGATAAGATGTATAAAGCTATGGAGAAAATAGCTGATACAATAGGTGTTAAAATTATTGAACCTATAGAAGAAATGGGAGTTGCTAAAGGATATAGTTTGCCAGAAACTAAGGAAGTTGCATTAAACCCTCGTAATAGCCAACTTCAAAACGTTAAAACTTTATTACATGAATTAGCTCATGCAAAGTTGCACAATATTGAAACTAGAAATAATTACTCTAAGCAAGAAAGAGAATATCAAGCAGAAATGATTGCATATACTACTTGTTCCTATTTTGATATAGATACATCTGATTATTCTTTTGATTATATTTATAATTGGACAAAAAATATGGATTTTGATGAAAGTATTAAAATAATAGAAGAAGTTAAAAAAACTTCTACAGAGTATATACAGATAATAGAAGATTATTTAAATGATGAACCTTCTATGGATATGAGTTCTAATGATGATGAAAAAGAAAAAGAGAAAAATATTACTGAAAATATTGATATTAACGAAGTTGAAAATCATAAAAGCAAAGATAATTTGCTTTTAAATATTGATAATATTTATGTAAAATTTACATCTAGTAAGTCAAATACAATAGAAAAAGACGATATTTATGACTTTGATACTGCAAATGAGCTTGTTCGTGTACTAAATGAAAAATATTCATACTTAAAAACTCCTATGCAAACAAATTTTGAACTTCATATTGATGAAAACTGTTCAAACCCATTTTATTCAGGAAGTATTGAATTAGGCAACGAAAATGAATATGATTTAAAATCAAACTTAGATAGAATAACTAATAAGGATACTATTTATGTGAAATTTTTATGGTCTGAAAATATTAATATACAAGAAAACTCTATATTTGAATTTAATAAGGCAAATGAATTACTTGAGATTTTAACTAAACTCCATCTTGCAGAGAAGATACCTGGCTATGATAAAACTAAGTTTGAGTTACACTTTAATAAAGAGTGTACTGATAAATTTTATACTGGACGATTTGACATAGGAGATGGGGAATACAATAATCTAAAAGAATACCTTTATGATAATTCATGCAACTCAACTAAAGAAATATTATCTGAAAGATTAGGAATAAAGGATAAAAAGAAAAATCAAAGTATAAACAAAGATATTGATATGGATTTTGAGTTATAA
- a CDS encoding KAP family P-loop NTPase fold protein — protein sequence MNSQSLNSFTNDLFNRKIIAENLIKIIESQDKPMVISLDSDWGTGKTTFVTMWKNLLDNDVNYSSKFNTLYFNAWEHDYIKDPLLAIFSEIESQIKESDSKLKQQLDNVKNKIKPFTKLATTTGIKMLTAGALNLDNVNFGDYNESQLIDLAGKLGDLAIKEISASKKVRSELKKEMVEYQNATEKKIIFFIDELDRCRPSFAIELLEVIKHLFDIDNFVFVISIDKEQLSHSVSTIYGHNMDTVGYLRRFFDLDYKLPKVDIKKYIDIKSSTAFDGYYNVDCLKVFIKELFASEKFSLRDIEKAFYYIELLLPLIKPFNNNTTYKNTYIAVISYLYATLITTKIKKPIVYKKIIYADYNLDNMLINFKTPDFSNYGDYIGEWHHEPLQRLINPLLEMYLDLNLKVSSIENIYNFSSEDFMIGLKNEDGSFIYDSKFDLLNLFKGKDYTIHDKLEFIEGF from the coding sequence ATGAATAGTCAAAGTTTAAATTCATTCACTAATGATTTATTTAACAGAAAAATTATTGCTGAAAATTTAATTAAGATAATAGAATCTCAAGATAAACCAATGGTTATTTCTTTAGATTCTGATTGGGGAACAGGTAAAACAACATTTGTAACAATGTGGAAAAACTTATTAGATAATGATGTTAACTATAGTTCAAAATTTAATACTCTTTATTTTAATGCATGGGAGCATGATTATATAAAAGATCCTTTACTTGCAATTTTTTCAGAAATAGAATCCCAAATAAAAGAATCTGATTCAAAACTTAAGCAACAACTAGATAATGTTAAAAATAAAATTAAGCCATTTACTAAATTAGCAACTACAACAGGAATAAAAATGTTAACTGCTGGGGCATTAAATTTAGATAATGTAAATTTTGGTGATTATAACGAATCTCAATTAATTGATTTAGCTGGTAAACTTGGTGATTTAGCTATAAAAGAAATATCAGCAAGTAAGAAGGTTAGATCCGAGTTAAAAAAAGAAATGGTCGAATATCAAAATGCTACTGAAAAAAAAATTATTTTCTTTATTGATGAATTAGATAGATGCCGACCTAGCTTTGCAATAGAGCTACTAGAAGTCATTAAACATCTATTTGACATAGATAATTTTGTTTTTGTAATATCTATTGATAAGGAACAGTTATCCCATTCTGTATCAACTATATATGGCCATAATATGGATACTGTTGGATATTTAAGAAGATTCTTTGACTTAGATTATAAATTACCTAAAGTAGATATTAAAAAATATATTGATATTAAAAGTTCAACTGCTTTTGATGGATATTATAATGTAGATTGCTTGAAAGTTTTTATAAAAGAGCTATTTGCATCCGAGAAATTTTCACTACGTGATATAGAAAAAGCTTTTTATTACATAGAATTACTACTTCCATTAATTAAGCCATTTAACAATAATACTACTTATAAAAATACATATATTGCAGTAATAAGTTATCTCTATGCAACTCTTATAACTACTAAAATTAAAAAACCTATTGTCTATAAAAAAATAATATATGCTGATTATAACTTAGATAATATGTTAATAAATTTCAAGACACCTGATTTTAGCAATTATGGAGATTATATTGGTGAATGGCATCATGAACCACTTCAACGTTTAATTAACCCTCTTTTGGAAATGTATTTGGATTTAAACTTAAAAGTAAGTTCAATAGAAAATATCTATAATTTCTCATCAGAAGATTTTATGATTGGACTTAAAAATGAAGACGGTTCTTTTATATATGATTCTAAGTTTGATTTGTTAAATCTATTCAAAGGAAAAGATTACACTATACATGATAAGTTAGAGTTTATTGAGGGATTCTAA